The genomic stretch TCCCGCTTCTTCTCTCTCCCCCTTAGATTATCATGATAGTCCCATaaaatttccttttaatttgttaactCTTCATATTTgatccttgttattttttattgtatttttttctatcttagataatttttaaaattgaaatattttttttttaatttttttcccctttcaattttttcatcttttaaatttgatctttatttttttattgttatttgttttatctggaattatttttaaaattatgttttttacaatttaccctcgttttattttctaacaagtttgatcttttattttttttaatttttttttctataaagtttttaaaattgatatttttagattggttagtaatgaagtttcttgAATGAATATGGAGCCAGGGTTATATCTAAGGCAAATTATATTCCTCTATGCTCATTTTCACCAAAGAACGAACCTCAATTGAAgttccatgtgatttttttcacatttaattCCCATTAAATAAAAGACTTGGACCATGAAAGGTAAAGTAtcttatacatatattaaacaAAGTTGGTaatggaaattaaaataaaactattcaaattattttattaataaaacactaaaaatattggTGCACCATCTCactaattaatattgtttttaatttatctatatatatttaacttgtttagaattgaattttatgatctattttaatttaatttctataaagttatcgcAATCTCATAATCCTAGTTACTGATTAAACTGgttagcttatttttttttaattgataattttttctattgcaTATTTcaatactttatttattataaatcaagctttcttgatttattttgatttacattATATGAAGTTATCTTGATTCCATGACTCAAATCATgagtttaataggttaacttaagttattttttttagttttttttaaattgttttttttatataaatcaattTCTTTACATTGGGTTGATggagaattatattttatattttattttgatttattttaaaattcactaAGTTGAACAAATCATATCTAATTAAACcccatataattttatattttttctagctacaaacaatattaacaagtgtaaatattttttttattcaaaaagttTTGATCGAGCTCGTTGAACTCCACGAACCAATAAACtagaatataaataatcaaattggTCCACCTTCAGCTGTAGCTAACAACTTTAAATTCAAATGTATAGATTCATCAAGTTGGATGATGCTAtaacctgtttatttttatgtttttaaaaaattaaattttgtttagtttttattaacttcaaattaatatatttttaatttttttcaaattattttgatatgttaatgtcaaaaataattttttttttaaaaaattattaacatttattttaacataaaaaaattatttaaaaaacaaaacaaacttttcTGCCTTCATATTTGTATAATTAGGAAATTTTTAACCACCACCACTTTCACCTTTATAGAGATAAAAGTCCCTCTATATGTTAACCCCTTATTATTTAATCCCTCCTAATCTTATTTGGTAATTTTCAGGGACGAGGAAGAAAAATCAAcggattaataatttaatacttaACATTGGTTTCAATCTATTCCATcgcgagaaaataaaaaagaaaaggaagaaacctGGTCACTTAGCCAGGCCCCAGTAAGACAAATTAGATCCACTGGATTCTAACTCTGATCAACCAGGCCTGGTTCAAGAACGAGCATAAAAGCTTTTTATCAGGCCAGTACCTTCATGAACCAATCCCTGAAATGCAAATGCAAACCCGTGAGCCGGTCTTCCTACACCGCTTGTTTTGCCAGTCTTCAAACCCATGGTCTCTTGTTTTAGAGATTTTAAGAAAAAGCAATAAAACCCACTAGCAGCAGTCCGTATAATATCAATTGCGGGTTGGTTgttatcattttcttctctaatCACTGGCTGTCTCTTTCAATGTTTGTTTGGCTTTTAATTGCAGGTTTTTTTTGGCCATGTTTTTATTCATTGGTTTTAATAATATGTATTCTCCGAGAGGCAGCAATGCTTATGGTGCCCAATCTGCCTATGCTCAACATGTAAGAACTTTCTTTTACGTGCTGTTCACTGCAAAGTAAAAATTGCAGCTTTTCTTGTAATTAGgccagattaatttttttcaccgTCTTTCGATTTGATGACATATGAATGACTGTGAAAATTGCTGTTCTTGGGCAATTTCTTTCAGTGTATGTTAAGTGTGTGTTTGTTATTGCGGATGAGgtgcttttcaaaattgattttcaattgaaaatgcattaaaatgatttttttgtgtgcTGAGAGTAATGTAACTGTTTTTCTACAACTTTTGAGCTCTCACTGTTTGCTGAATCACTATATGAGATGCTTCAGTATCAAATGGGATCTCGTCTTTTGACATTTCTCCAGGTTGGTTCACAATGGTTTCTCCATCTACATGAATGTTACTTGCTTCAGTTACTACGGCATTTTCCAGTGCTCCTCTGTTATATGCAGAAGCCACAAATAAAATtcgcaagaaaaagaaatcgaCGCAAGAGGCAGTGGGGGGAATGGATGTGAAGGACCACAAGAAATCATTAGGAAGGCGCCTGAAGACTAGTGAGCTCTACCTCTGAAAGCTAAATCTGCTAACAGTGAAATGTCAAGTGCAGATCAGCCGGATGACGGAAAAACTGTCATGGAGGAGGATGCTTCATTTGAACCTATTAACAAGCCAAAGcaggaagaagaaagtgaagctGAGGAAGACCCAGAGGAAGATCCTGAATAATGTGAAGAAATGGAGGATCCTGAAGAATATGAACAAATGGATGACCCTGGGCATGACTCATCTAACAAGGCAAGGATTCTTCTTTATAATCTTTCAGACAAGCTCTCTCATGCAAAATAGTCGCATATCAAGTTGGGGAAGTCTAAGATGGATTGCATGTTAAAAGTTTCCAGTTCaagtttgataatttattataatattggtTTTCCTGTAAAACCATTGAGATTCAGTACGACATCCtgtataaattgttttattggGTGAAATGCTAAACAGAAAAAAGATGAGGGGAAGACCAGTGGGGATGCTGAGCATGAACCTCGGGCTGGCGATGAAAGAGACAAGACAGAGGAAGCAATTGAGGACAAAACTGACTTGAAAGATGCAGGTACAAAACCCAAGTCTGTTGCAGATTTGTctggaaaaaaaagatgacaagGTGGAGACAGAAGAAAGAGCGGTCTGGGAAGGAGGCTGTGATTGATAAGGAATTATTGGAGGCATGTTCTCAGAAACTTAATTCCCTTTTCTTTGTCTGCAATTTGAGAATATCAGGATTGTTCTTACATCTACCCCCtatcaatatttcttttttgggACAGGCTTTCAGGTGTTTTGACTGGAATCAAACTGGCTACATCAGGGTAAGACTAAAATTCCTAATTTTGCTCTTTGTCAGCGTCTGGGAGTGTTGAGGATTAACTGCCGCCTATTCAGGTTGAAGACATGAGGTTGATTATACACAGCTTGGGGACATTTCTTTCCCACACGGAAATCAAGGTGAGAACTGTGCTTCTGTATCCTCTCAGCTTCACCCATAAGGGTTGCACTCGTACAAATGTGCTGTTTCTAGTTTCCAATGGTTTTTTGCATCAGGAACTTGTGCAAAGTGCTTTGTTGGAGAGCAACACTGGGAGGGAAGACTGCATTCTCTATAATAAGCTGGTCAGAATGAATCATTTGATATTGTAGGTTTTGTACTGCAGTCACCCTGCTGTTACAATGCACCTTTGCTCCCTTGAGAGTGCATGGAACTGTATTAGTTTTGAGGTCACCATATCTTACTGTCAACAGAAATTATTTATAACTTTACTTTTGTAATGGGGGGAAAACAGATTACATTATTTCttgttaatgaaaaagaaaatggcagGTATTGATGATAATGAAGTATTTTCATATGCCTAATTTGGAGTTATGCTCAAATCCCCTGTTCCAAGAGTGGCGAATTAATCCACTCCTCGTCCAAGGAGTTTttgggggaaaaaaagaaaaaacatttctcTGCTAGTCCGTCACAAATTGCTTCTAGGGGTCGATATGGCTTTGGTGCATGCAGTCAGATTGCGGGAAAAAACTGAGTTCTGCAGTCTGCCCAGGATTCTCCCAGTGAACTCTAAATTTAATCTGGATGTTGCCATGCAGATGGGCACGCACTAAACTAAAATGCTCAAAAGTACTTTTTTGGAGTTCTACCTGATATTGTAAGAGAAGTGCTTCCTTGTTATTTATATTCATACTAAAGCTAGAAACTAATTTTTGGACAGAGCCAGAAAACAAAAGCTACAGATCGTGTCAATATGGCAGAAAACAACGTAAAAAATGACCTTGCAatagttgaaaaaaagaaaagaaaaacagcgacaaaaaagaaaaaagaaaaggaaaaagaaaaaacttggcATCGCTACTAGCTCAATAGCCTATGTTCAAGCATCATGAGTGCCAGGGTCAAGGAGGGACCTCAAGGCTTGTTGTTTCTTGACCACCTTTCCATGTACTCCTCTTCCCAACTTGAGTGATTTCTCCATATCCACCAAGCTAACGCCGTTTCCTCTAAATGCTTGCATAAAAACCTTCAGTAGTCTCTCATCACACCCCACAGCTTCTGCAACACTATCCACTACTATATCGACAGCCGGAATTCGTCTTCCCCACCTCGTCACAGATTTCTCAGAGCCATAAGCTTCAAAATATGCAGCCCAAAATGATGCCCTCATATAGCCTTTGCCCCTCCCTCTCACCATCCATCTTCTCATACCTTCCTCTAGCCTAAAAATTGCACTGCCCACATCTATCCCTCTTTCAAGTCCTATCTCTATTTCCTTCATCTCTTGCTTAGAACacatttcttcttcaaatttgcACCTCTTGCAGCTGCAATGAAAACCCCATGTCTTTGACATTTCGTTTCGCTTGCTTAATGGAGAAAGCACGTCAAAATATGCAAATGTGATTTCTTCACCCGCCTTAACATCCCTGGAAGCATGAACTAGCACATGATCCCCAACATGCAAGCGTCTAGCATTAGGATTACATGAATGGTTAATGAATGAAGCCAGAACCCATAATCCAACACCATAATAATCGCTATTCCTCCCTAAGACTTTAGCTGAAACTGAATCCTCAACAAGAGAATTCACATCCAATACGTTCAAAATTTTAACCTTATCAAGCTTCTCATTTAACTCTCCAATCTCCTCTGCCTCGGGCCTAAATAGACTCATTTCAGGAGCCTCAAGCTTATCCTCATCTTCACCACTTGACAATGTGCTAATCAAATGGTGAGTTCTTTCACACTTCGTAGCTGAATCTACAACTTTATCAACAAAATTCTTCCACATGACCAACCGTGCATTCTCACCAGAATCTTCACTTGATAATATACCTCTCTCTGTGGCAATTGCTTTAGTCACTAACAGCAAAGTCCCTGCATCAATGTTCTTGGTTGCAAACAGGCCTCTTCCACTGAGCTCAGACCTCTTAATCTGCACTGGACCAGTGTACTCAGCAAGCTCTGGAGATTTGCCACGAAACCCACTTAGGATCCAATCAGAGAGATCAAAAGCTCCAGTCCTCGATTGAAATTCCAGTTTCTTGCATTTCTGCACGTACCCATTCAGAGTTTCAAGGTTTCCACTAGCCTGTGGATCAAGAACAGCTGTTTTGAAGCAATCCAAGGCCATGGAGTACCTGTTCAAACTAAGCAAGATTTTGCCTTTGCAAACAAGGGACTTGAAATGTGTACTCTCAATTTTCAATGCTTGATCACAATCTTTGAGCGCTCCCGTGAGATCTCTAAGCCTGGACAGTGCTTCAGCACGGTTTGACAGGGCTAAGCAGAGGGATTTTTGAAGCTTGGTGAGGAGGTCTGGGTCTGGGTGATTTTGATGTGACTTGACAGAGATCTGGTCTTGACAGAGATTGATGAACTGGGTGTAGACTTGAACGGATTCTTGCCATTCTTCTCTGAGAAGAAGCTCAGTGGCTTTGAATCTGAGCTCTTGCATCAACTCTTCTGGTGTTAATGGCTGTTGCAGTTGGTCCTCTtctctcattttgttttttggcaGTGGTGGCAAGTGGGGTATCTATTGTGTTTTGACTGGTTTGTTCTCTGCGGATTTGAAATTGGGGGCTTCTAACGGTCACATCCTGGAACGCAACAGCTAGATATGATAAATGGGTCAAATAtcaatcaataattattttttttttaggataaagtTAAGTTTGGAATGTTGCCGTCAAAAAAAGAGATTGCATGTGGCCGGCCaccgtgagcatgtttttttttttcagaaaaaaattgaaatttatatttttttatttgaaattatttttttatattttttattaattttaattttataatattaaaaataaattttaaaatataaaaaaaaatacttcaatacattttgtttaaaaaaatacttaaaaaaaaaaaacactgtcaTGTTATAACATGACCAGTTAATTTGTATTAGCCTATAAGGATTGAGCTTGACTCGGATACTAATACCTATGGGTCAGCTCGACCTGAATTGCGGGCtttgaggtaaaaaaaataataaaaaaacgttTTTTGAGGGGGCATGACTACCAAATTTTGAACAAATCAATAAAGTCCCTTACGTTTATGCATGTTTTCAAGCTAatccctccaaaaaaaaaaagcgcatCCATAAAAGTTTGTTTTCTCCAAGGACAATCTGGAATggcaagaaaaacatagaaaggGCTAAAGTGAGATTGACTAACCTTTTGTAATAAGTTGCGAACCCGAGGAATCCATGCTCGTCCCTTGTTGTTCTCCTGACAGCCATAACAACACCATACCAATAAAGCCTCTTGGATATACCACCCCCGTTAACCAACAAGATTCCATTCCGTACTCAATCGACAACGTTGCTTAACGTTTTCACTATCTtcagaaattatatataatacgAGGACCAAGgtgcaaaaagaaaacaatctcTAGAGATGTTCGATTTTCAAGCTCCCTCCCAAAATCCCCAACTCTTTCTTTCTAGGGTTTTGTAGAGAGAATGGAAGAATCAACCCTATCATTAGTAAGCAATCTAGAAATTCTAGACACACTCAGCGCTGATTCAGTTCAAGAAATTGTTGTCAGCTACGGCAGTTTCTGTTCCGCCACCCTATCTCTTATCCCACGTTCAAATCCTCTGCAAGCACGGCCTCCTTTCTCTCGTTCGCGATTTCTTTCTCAAGTCACTAGAGGTATCATATATTTTATCTGACAACCTTATAATTAGTAAACACTCGCATGTGCACACACAAATAAGAGCAACTTATTTTAAGTTAGTCTGCATCATTTATCTTCTGAATTATGTATCCCCATTATTTGTTACAACATATTTCCTATTTGGATGGCAGGCTAAAGTACATGATCTGGCTGGTGACGATTACAGGGCTTCAGTTTTGGGCTCCATTAATGAGTGGATCAAGGTTGTTTCCAGTGTTTATCAGCGCTTACATTTCTTCCACCTCATACAATTGCTGCATCATAGATATTTGTACTATTGACTCGTTTATTGTCTCGTAACACCATCAATGTGCTGCATTAAATTAACAAACTGCATTTGTCAAGTTACATGAGGAATGCATAGGGAATGTCACGCATCAGATGCACGATCATGTATTGCACTATAAAGACAAGCTATTTTAAATGGTAATGCACTGCAAAGAGCAGCTATAGCAAATCTTATTGTCATTCCGTTTGAATGCGATACTCAGAATTTTCAAGCATTAAAAATGCACATCATGCCATTTCAcgcattattttcattgaattttttatttttatttttattttatg from Populus alba chromosome 8, ASM523922v2, whole genome shotgun sequence encodes the following:
- the LOC118062552 gene encoding methyltransferase FGSG_00040, which produces MREEDQLQQPLTPEELMQELRFKATELLLREEWQESVQVYTQFINLCQDQISVKSHQNHPDPDLLTKLQKSLCLALSNRAEALSRLRDLTGALKDCDQALKIESTHFKSLVCKGKILLSLNRYSMALDCFKTAVLDPQASGNLETLNGYVQKCKKLEFQSRTGAFDLSDWILSGFRGKSPELAEYTGPVQIKRSELSGRGLFATKNIDAGTLLLVTKAIATERGILSSEDSGENARLVMWKNFVDKVVDSATKCERTHHLISTLSSGEDEDKLEAPEMSLFRPEAEEIGELNEKLDKVKILNVLDVNSLVEDSVSAKVLGRNSDYYGVGLWVLASFINHSCNPNARRLHVGDHVLVHASRDVKAGEEITFAYFDVLSPLSKRNEMSKTWGFHCSCKRCKFEEEMCSKQEMKEIEIGLERGIDVGSAIFRLEEGMRRWMVRGRGKGYMRASFWAAYFEAYGSEKSVTRWGRRIPAVDIVVDSVAEAVGCDERLLKVFMQAFRGNGVSLVDMEKSLKLGRGVHGKVVKKQQALRSLLDPGTHDA
- the LOC118062554 gene encoding protein SHORT ROOT IN SALT MEDIUM 1, coding for MTRWRQKKERSGKEAVIDKELLEAFRCFDWNQTGYIRVEDMRLIIHSLGTFLSHTEIKELVQSALLESNTGREDCILYNKLVRMNHLIL